ACAGTAACCGGACTTGTAATGTCTGCCGATACATCTGCAGGGCCTACGATAAAGTTGTCTGACCAGCGGCGGCAGCCATCATCATTTGATATCAAGACGCGATAGTACCCGTCGCCCGTAATGGCAGTACTTTGCTCAACTGCGCCGCTTATGGCCTTCCCATTTTTAAACCACTGGTAGTAAACATCCTGAATCGAGCAGGTGAGTTGTTGATCCTGACGCGAAATAACGGGTTCCGGAAGTGCCGGCGTTATTGTTATGTGCAGTGTATCTGAAAAACCAATGCAGTTATAGGTATCGGTGATTTCCACGTACACCGTGTATTCGCCTTCTGCAAGTTCAGCAAGCTGAAATTTGGAAGGTATCGGGGTAGGCCGAATTGTGCCGTTCACATACCACCTGTAGGTGGGATAACCTTGTGGTGCCTGAATTGTAGAGTCGGTGAGCATACACAGCACAATTGAACTGGTCTTGGTGTTTAAAGCCGTGTTTGGCCCGCACTTGGTATGAGCAACAAATGAGTCGGTAAACTTACCGCCTTCTACTGTTTGTGCGTCGAACGTAGCGCGTGTGTCAAAGTAGCCCGCTACAACAACCTCACCTTTTTGATTTGCACGGATGCCGGTGCCAAGGTCATCGTAAGGACCTCCAGCGGACTTCACCCACTCTACGTCGCCATTAGGCCACAGACGCATAAAAAAGATATCATCGCCGCCATGAGTGGTCACTGTGGTACCGCCCAGAACCGCAGTACTGTCAAATGTGCCAACAACGTACATTGCTCCTCTGCTGTCGGCATAAATCGCCCTACCGGTTTCAGTTAGTTCTCCGCCATAATTACGGACTAAATCAATATCACCATTTTTTGTAAATCTGCATACGAACGCATCTTCATACAAGTCGCTGTTAGCAGATAACATCTGGGTATCGAAGGTGGTTTTTCCGAACATAGCGCCGGTAGTCAGGAAGCGTCCTTCGGAATCAGCAAAGCCGCTAATGACTTTATCCTTCCGTTGGGTACCAATTTTCTTGGCCCACTGTGTTTCGCCATTTGCTGTTAGTGCCCAAACAAAAAAGTCCTGTTCATTTAACAGAGCAACCAGGGAATGTCCAACCGGAAAGTTTACGGTACCGTTAAAGTATCCCGTTGCATATACGCGGTCGCCATTTGGACTAACACCCACAGACAAGGCCATATCGGACTGACCGCTGCCGGCGCTGCGCACCCAAACAACGTCGCCATTTGCAGAGAGTTTACACACAAAGATGTCAGTATTCCCAGCCGAGCTAATCTGCTTGGTATCAAACTTTGCAGTTTTACCAAAGCCCCCTGCCAGGTACACCATGCCAAGGGAGTCAACAGCAATAAACGGAGATGGCTCCGAGTATCCCGGGGCACCGAACACTTTCACCCACAAAAGGATGCCGCTTCTATCGAACTTGGCAATAAACATGTCAACATCGAACGGTTCAAGAGCCTCTATCATTTGTCCGCCAACCATTGCCTGGTCTTCGAACGCCCCGGCTACATAGTAATTTCCTTTATTGTCAGCAACAATGCACGAGACTTCGTCGAGGCTGTACCCGCCGTAGGTATCAAAATCAACAGCTTTGCCGCTGGTATCAAACCGCGCAGTAAAGCCGTCATAATTACCAATCCCCAGCATGAGTGTAGTATCTACACGAACCGAGTCGGAGAAGGTACCTGCAATGTGGGCATGACCATCTATACCAAGTGCCAGTGAAAATGCTTCGTCAAACGTTGGACCGGTAATGGTTTTAATCCACTTATATTTTGGTTGTGCCAGAGCTAATGTGGAAAAACTGCACATCAGGATTGCTACCAGCACAAGCTGATGTATAAATCTGTTAATGAAGATCATGGTCACTCCAGAATTAATTATTCAATTAGTCCGCGGCCCATTTTGCTGATTTGGCCGGATTCTTTCAACTCAGACAAGACGGAATCAATAATACCGTTGACGAAGACACCGCTCTTATCCGTACTATATCGTTTTGCTAGTACAATTGCTTCATTGATTGTAACTTTTATCGGAATATCCGGGCACGAGATAAGTTCAGCAATTGCCAGTTCCAGTAAAATCTTATCCAGAGTGGCAATCCGTTCCATTTCCCAGTTTTCCAGGTTTCGCTTGATAAGGTCATTAATAATATCGCGGTTGTCACGGATTTTTTCAATGATCGTAATAGCGTACCGAACTTCATCGTCAGCCCATTCAATGGGAATATCGGCTTCCAGTTCTTCAACTTCATCTGGCCGCAGAATCCGACCTCCGCTATTTGCCTCCGGCGAGTCAAATGTGAACCGTCGGAAAAACACATGCTCGAAGATGTCATCAAATGGAATTTCACCATTGGATGATGCTGCCAGGACCTGAAACACTTTTTCGCGCGCAAGGTGTCGCGATCCGTTAATCTTTTTTTTCTTGCTTAGTGGAAACCCGTTGCTCAACTACGTTGCTTTCGATACCGTAAAAATCTTATAAGCCACGAATTGATGGTGTTCCGGTGAACATACCGTGAACGTGGCGTACTTTTTTAATTCGCTCCTCGGCAATGGCATTACTGGCTTCGATTGTAAGAATATTCTTGTCGCGTGCCGTTGTGAGGATATTCATCGTAATATCATAAATACCCTCTGCCTGACGCATCACTGAGTCTCTGTCGTAACCGGTAACTTCGGATGCCACGTT
This is a stretch of genomic DNA from Ignavibacteria bacterium. It encodes these proteins:
- a CDS encoding T9SS type A sorting domain-containing protein, translating into MIFINRFIHQLVLVAILMCSFSTLALAQPKYKWIKTITGPTFDEAFSLALGIDGHAHIAGTFSDSVRVDTTLMLGIGNYDGFTARFDTSGKAVDFDTYGGYSLDEVSCIVADNKGNYYVAGAFEDQAMVGGQMIEALEPFDVDMFIAKFDRSGILLWVKVFGAPGYSEPSPFIAVDSLGMVYLAGGFGKTAKFDTKQISSAGNTDIFVCKLSANGDVVWVRSAGSGQSDMALSVGVSPNGDRVYATGYFNGTVNFPVGHSLVALLNEQDFFVWALTANGETQWAKKIGTQRKDKVISGFADSEGRFLTTGAMFGKTTFDTQMLSANSDLYEDAFVCRFTKNGDIDLVRNYGGELTETGRAIYADSRGAMYVVGTFDSTAVLGGTTVTTHGGDDIFFMRLWPNGDVEWVKSAGGPYDDLGTGIRANQKGEVVVAGYFDTRATFDAQTVEGGKFTDSFVAHTKCGPNTALNTKTSSIVLCMLTDSTIQAPQGYPTYRWYVNGTIRPTPIPSKFQLAELAEGEYTVYVEITDTYNCIGFSDTLHITITPALPEPVISRQDQQLTCSIQDVYYQWFKNGKAISGAVEQSTAITGDGYYRVLISNDDGCRRWSDNFIVGPADVSADITSPVTVYPNPFTSHIVIEGAPEATIVVVDALGREVQRTTSTGNTFTMPLNGAAGTYTVIVKTGTGIQSVQVQKF
- the nusB gene encoding transcription antitermination factor NusB codes for the protein MSNGFPLSKKKKINGSRHLAREKVFQVLAASSNGEIPFDDIFEHVFFRRFTFDSPEANSGGRILRPDEVEELEADIPIEWADDEVRYAITIIEKIRDNRDIINDLIKRNLENWEMERIATLDKILLELAIAELISCPDIPIKVTINEAIVLAKRYSTDKSGVFVNGIIDSVLSELKESGQISKMGRGLIE